A genomic region of Oncorhynchus mykiss isolate Arlee chromosome 16, USDA_OmykA_1.1, whole genome shotgun sequence contains the following coding sequences:
- the nmt1b gene encoding glycylpeptide N-tetradecanoyltransferase 1b isoform X1 — translation MTDSNLPDKNLGEENSGGLKKRNKQKKSKEDAWKLDGPKDPFAMLDALPEEKQQEIQRALHLFSLGKGLPRTLEEASRRPYPFWDTQPVPKLGDDNATTHGPIEVDKVSVREEPYSLPQGFSWAPLDLGDPAVLRELCALLNENYMEEDDNTSRFDFSPEYLLWALCPPGWLPQWHCGVKVNGNQKLVGFIAAVPTNIRIYDTEKRMAQVHFLCVHKKLRSKRMTPVLIREVTRRVNMQGVYQAVYTASGVLPKPVATCRYWHRSLNPRKLIEVNFPISSLRGNMTIQRALKLNRLLEAPKTAGLRPMTRGDVKGVHMLLQGYLKKYHLAPVLSQEEVEHWLLPRENVIDTYVVENSAGVLTDFVSFYTMVSRVLNHPVHKGLKAAHSLYCVSSSTPLPDLMEDTLFLAKSKGFDVFTVLDLMENTSFLEKLKFGIGDKSLHYYLYNWRCPTIGLKMVGLVVL, via the exons ATGACTGATTCAAACCTTCC tGACAAGAACCTGGGGGAAGAAAATAGTGGCGGTCTGAAAAAAAGGAATAAGCAGAAGAAGAGCAAGGAGGATGCCTGGAAACTTGATGGACCCAAAGACCCGTTTGCTatg CTGGATGCTCTCCCGGAGGAAAAGCAGCAGGAGATCCAGAGGGCCCTACACCTCTTCTCCCTGGGCAAGGGCCTCCCGAGGACCCTGGAGGAGGCCAGCAGACGCCCCTACCCCTTCTGGGACACCCAGCCTGTCCCCAAACTAG GTGACGACAATGCCACAACCCATGGTCCTATTGAGGTGGATAAGGTCAGTGTTCGTGAGGAGCCTTACAGTCTACCACAGGGGTTCAGCTGGGCCCCCCTGGATCTGGGGGACCCTGCTGTG CTGAGGGAGCTGTGTGCTCTGCTGAATGAGAACTATATGGAAGAGGATGACAACACCTCCAGGTTTGACTTCTCCCCTGAGTATCTGCTGTG ggcCCTGTGCCCCCCAGGTTGGTTGCCCCAGTGGCATTGTGGGGTAAAGGTGAACGGCAATCAGAAACTAGTGGGCTTCATCGCTGCCGTGCCCACTAACATCCGCATATATGACAC GGAGAAGAGGATGGCGCAGGTCCACTTCCTGTGCGTCCACAAGAAGCTGCGCTCCAAACGAATGACTCCGGTGCTCATCAGAGAGGTCACCAGACGGGTCAACATGCAGGGAGTCTACCAGGCCGTCTACACTGCCAGTGGGGTACTGCCCAAACCTGTAGCTACCTGCAG GTACTGGCACCGCTCTCTAAACCCACGCAAGCTGATCGAGGTGAATTTCCCCATCTCCAGCCTGAGGGGCAACATGACCATCCAACGAGCGCTCAAGCTCAACCGCCTGCTTGAA GCTCCCAAAACAGCAGGTTTGCGGCCCATGACAAGGGGTGATGTGAAAGGGGTACACATGCTCCTTCAGGGGTACCTCAAGAAGTACCACCTGGCCCCCGTCCTGTCTCAGGAGGAAGTGGAGCACTGGTTGTTACCACGGGAGAATGTGATTGACACCTACGTGGTGGAG AACTCTGCTGGTGTGCTGACAGACTTTGTGAGTTTCTACACCATGGTGTCCAGGGTGCTGAACCATCCGGTACACAAGGGGCTGAAGGCAGCCCATTCCCTCTActgtgtctcctcctccactccactgCCTGACCTCATGGAGGATACTCTGTTCCTGGCCaaatct AAAGGCTTTGACGTCTTCACTGTTCTGGACCTGATGGAGAACACTTCTTTCCTGGAGAAGCTCAAGTTTGGCATCGGGGACAAGAGCCTACACTACTACCTGTACAATTGGAGATGTCCCACTATAGGCCTGAAAATG GTTGGCTTGGTGGTGCTGTGA
- the nmt1b gene encoding glycylpeptide N-tetradecanoyltransferase 1b isoform X2: MTDSNLPDKNLGEENSGGLKKRNKQKKSKEDAWKLDGPKDPFAMLDALPEEKQQEIQRALHLFSLGKGLPRTLEEASRRPYPFWDTQPVPKLGDDNATTHGPIEVDKVSVREEPYSLPQGFSWAPLDLGDPAVLRELCALLNENYMEEDDNTSRFDFSPEYLLWALCPPGWLPQWHCGVKVNGNQKLVGFIAAVPTNIRIYDTEKRMAQVHFLCVHKKLRSKRMTPVLIREVTRRVNMQGVYQAVYTASGVLPKPVATCRYWHRSLNPRKLIEAPKTAGLRPMTRGDVKGVHMLLQGYLKKYHLAPVLSQEEVEHWLLPRENVIDTYVVENSAGVLTDFVSFYTMVSRVLNHPVHKGLKAAHSLYCVSSSTPLPDLMEDTLFLAKSKGFDVFTVLDLMENTSFLEKLKFGIGDKSLHYYLYNWRCPTIGLKMVGLVVL, translated from the exons ATGACTGATTCAAACCTTCC tGACAAGAACCTGGGGGAAGAAAATAGTGGCGGTCTGAAAAAAAGGAATAAGCAGAAGAAGAGCAAGGAGGATGCCTGGAAACTTGATGGACCCAAAGACCCGTTTGCTatg CTGGATGCTCTCCCGGAGGAAAAGCAGCAGGAGATCCAGAGGGCCCTACACCTCTTCTCCCTGGGCAAGGGCCTCCCGAGGACCCTGGAGGAGGCCAGCAGACGCCCCTACCCCTTCTGGGACACCCAGCCTGTCCCCAAACTAG GTGACGACAATGCCACAACCCATGGTCCTATTGAGGTGGATAAGGTCAGTGTTCGTGAGGAGCCTTACAGTCTACCACAGGGGTTCAGCTGGGCCCCCCTGGATCTGGGGGACCCTGCTGTG CTGAGGGAGCTGTGTGCTCTGCTGAATGAGAACTATATGGAAGAGGATGACAACACCTCCAGGTTTGACTTCTCCCCTGAGTATCTGCTGTG ggcCCTGTGCCCCCCAGGTTGGTTGCCCCAGTGGCATTGTGGGGTAAAGGTGAACGGCAATCAGAAACTAGTGGGCTTCATCGCTGCCGTGCCCACTAACATCCGCATATATGACAC GGAGAAGAGGATGGCGCAGGTCCACTTCCTGTGCGTCCACAAGAAGCTGCGCTCCAAACGAATGACTCCGGTGCTCATCAGAGAGGTCACCAGACGGGTCAACATGCAGGGAGTCTACCAGGCCGTCTACACTGCCAGTGGGGTACTGCCCAAACCTGTAGCTACCTGCAG GTACTGGCACCGCTCTCTAAACCCACGCAAGCTGATCGAG GCTCCCAAAACAGCAGGTTTGCGGCCCATGACAAGGGGTGATGTGAAAGGGGTACACATGCTCCTTCAGGGGTACCTCAAGAAGTACCACCTGGCCCCCGTCCTGTCTCAGGAGGAAGTGGAGCACTGGTTGTTACCACGGGAGAATGTGATTGACACCTACGTGGTGGAG AACTCTGCTGGTGTGCTGACAGACTTTGTGAGTTTCTACACCATGGTGTCCAGGGTGCTGAACCATCCGGTACACAAGGGGCTGAAGGCAGCCCATTCCCTCTActgtgtctcctcctccactccactgCCTGACCTCATGGAGGATACTCTGTTCCTGGCCaaatct AAAGGCTTTGACGTCTTCACTGTTCTGGACCTGATGGAGAACACTTCTTTCCTGGAGAAGCTCAAGTTTGGCATCGGGGACAAGAGCCTACACTACTACCTGTACAATTGGAGATGTCCCACTATAGGCCTGAAAATG GTTGGCTTGGTGGTGCTGTGA
- the LOC110491727 gene encoding uncharacterized protein CFAP97D1-like, translating to MLFKLTIVYFRVDWCYLNIAMNRADYLAFPAIVGTTGQYNNLRKMWDGQHYKYHMDRMQKTKQMVDNKAPSTYLHCHLKMKKIQMEQERLMELERDNRLLVSRIARTMGTKGGLDNWNKYQPKPSVSADLRNRELVKISLENQAILKKINMTKSVYDHRTWLDDFKVTRGYVNRLLKYPEQPIPPKQHKMLNLV from the exons ATGCTGTTTAAGCTGACGATTGTTTATTTTCGAGTGGACTGGTGCTATCTAAATATCGCAATGAACAGAGCAGATTATTTGGCTTTCCCAGCCATTGTTGGGACCACTGGACAATACAATAATTTGAGAAAAATGTGGGATGGCCAACACTACAAATACCACATGGACAGAATGCAGAAAA CTAAACAAATGGTTGACAACAAAGCCCCCAGCACATATCTGCATTGTCATCTAAAGATGAAAAAGATTCAG ATGGAGCAGGAGCGTCTGATGGAGCTGGAGAGGGACAACCGCTTGCTGGTGTCCAGGATCGCCCGCACCATGGGCACCAAAGGAGGCCTGGACAACTGGAACAAGTACCAGCCCAAACCCAG TGTGAGTGCAGACCTAAGGAACAGGGAGCTGGTGAAGATTTCTCTGGAGAACCAGGCCATTCTAAAGAAGATCAACATGACTAAGTCAGTCTACGACCACAGGACATGGCTGGACGACTtcaaa GTCACAAGAGGTTATGTGAACAGACTGTTGAAGTACCCTGAACAGCCCATACCGCCAAAGCAGCACAAG atgctGAACTTGGTCTAG